The following DNA comes from Erigeron canadensis isolate Cc75 chromosome 3, C_canadensis_v1, whole genome shotgun sequence.
TTAAAACTTTGTTATGTTGaattaaaaatcacattttAATATGGGGGATCATACCCAGATTGGGTGGTGTTTCAGACACATTTACTTCCCCACTCAAATAATGAGTTTttacatattaatgttaaaCTTAGACTTTAGTGATGTTATAACataagaattattttttttgagattcatatacatttaatttggtgagaaaaaaataaagaaatgtTTTAAAATGTGATATAGATATGTATTGCATCTCATTCActtaacatttatatatagttattataaaAGGGAAACTTAATATATAGATCTAAGTTTGATTGTAAAAATTCTTTCACATATAAAtactttaatcaattaaaagtATGGGgattaaatcaaaaatattaaaatatttgtatgtaaaatatttatgtttaagCTTAAATATATGACAATTTCATGTTTAATTTTCCTAGAAagttaaaataacaataaatataaacaaattgcAACAAAATTTTTTACTAATAAATCTGTCTTTatcagttttttagttttcataaaaattatagtttttaaataatgaaatttaatttaactttattttattaagtgttatatatgacaaacaaaatttttttataatcaaagttagaaaaaaccttaaaaatcaaattataattaggTTAGCGGGAGTACATTAATAGATAGATATGACTAAATAAAGGGAAACCgattattttgtaattttgaataggaaaatgaaaagaattttATAACCACGTGATTATTAATCAAAttctaaaaaatgaaataaaagggGCAAATAGGGGCTGGGGAAGGGGTGTGGAATCAAGCCCGCCAATGCAAAAGTAAACCCTAGAAATTTGAATTGATTTAGCAGGACAGGGTGTCGATGATATCCGATTCCGATTcgcttttatttttaattttaaattaagatCTAATAATTGAATAATAAGATGAATAATGGAGGAGATGTTCACAAGGTATGGGAGATCAGAACCTTAAAGAAGAAGGTTGGAGCAGACGAGGCTCGCAAGTTCCTTGAAAGAATCGCCAAACAGGTTCAACCCATCATGCGGAAACATAATTGGAGAGTCAAAGTTCTTTCTGAAATGTGGTactttcttaattttatatttgCTGTTTGTTTAcaaattccttagaaattaAATTGCTCtatgatatgattatattgGTGCTGTGGGTGCAGTCCTAAAAACCCGCGGCTTTTGGGGCTGAACGTGGGACATGGTATTCATGTAAAGCTCAGACTTCGAAGACCGAATACAGATTGGGACTTTTACCCGTTTGATCAAGTTCTTGATACGATGCTTCATGAACTGTGTCATAACTCTATTGGTCCCCATAATGTCGCTTTCTATAAACTCTGGGATGATCTTAGGAAGGTACCCTATCCATCCATGTTCACTCTTATCACCCACTTTTGTTTTTACTTCACAttagtttctttcttttacttACTCTAGGAATGTGAGGAGTTTATGAGTAAAGGAATTACTGGGTCTGGTGACGGGTTTGATCTTCCCGGTAGACGTTTAGGTGGCTTCACTCGACAACCACCCCTTTCGTCTCTCCGCCAGACTGCACTTGTTGCCGCTCAAAATAGAGCCCGTTTGGGATCTCTTTTACCAGCTGGCCCTAAACGCCTTGGTGGCGATAAATCTATTATGTCTTCCCTGACTCCCGGACAAGCAGCTGCGATGGCTGCAGAAAGGAGATTACAGGACGACATATGGTGTGGCATACAGCAACTAGtcgaagaggaagaagaaactGTGCCACAAAGCTCGGCTTCCTCTAGTGTTCTAGGTTCCAAAAGAAGTCACCAATCAAATGATAGTCATTCAGAACTAAATTTTGTTGACTTGACGGATGTTCCCTCGGTATCCAATGCAGAAGCTACAAACAACATTTCCGTAAATAAAAGAAGTCGGCAAACAGAATGTTGTATTGATTtaacaactgaagactttgctAGCGGATCTACTAGCAATGAAAAAACAGGACGTGACACAAAGTCTTCCGGGTGGGAGTGCATGACATGCACATTGTTGAATCCGGTTAGAGTCTAATGCTCTTTATTATCTAATCTTTTTTGTTATATCTCCTGTATATTATAGATTAATAGGCTGGATACTGAATAATATTTGCAGCCATTGGCTCCAATATGCGAGCTTTGTGGAACCCTCAAGCCAAAAGCAGAGGAGAAGTACAAGTCATGGTCATGCAAATTTTGTACAATGGTAAACACTGTGAAGATGGAGAAATGTGGAGCATGTGAGCAGTGGAGATATTCTCATGGCCAGCCCATAGCAACCCCATCACCAAATGTTGGTACTTAACTACTGGTTTGGACTCGTCTTTGACATTGGATATACGGGGTCAGGCATTTTTGATAACATTGGAATCTCGGTATTTGAGGTAAACTTACTCATAGCGCTCATTGTTGGTCAATCTAATGGTTGATGATGTGATTGTTCTCAGTTCAGTTGGCCTCTTGATCATTAAAGTATACCACTAGTGCAGTTGTGATGTTAAAACCGTGGAATACCGAATACTTCTCTGGTCATTTTGCCattgtttttatttacataCATAGTTCCTTTCCAGTCAAAAAGACGGTAATTGATTAGCATACATTGGTTATGAGTTATGATGAAAAGAAGTAATCAACGGTTACTCGCAAATGGAAATTTAAAGTAGACAGAAACACCAAACAAGTGTTTGACATCCAAAAAGAGCTGCTTGTTTTTGTAAATACTTACTGTATTACATAAGTAGATAAATAAGAGGGATTAGGCAGATCAACTTACTCACTTTAATAATTAGATGtatgtaactttgtttgtgaaACTGTATGATCCAGGGTAgtataactaaataaatactAGAACTGTACTACTGCTAACACAAACAccatgtgtgtgtatatatactaagCTTCAACTTCATTATAATCTCAGCCATTTCTCTCCACCGATAAATTTAGTATCAAGAAAAGGCATTGCTTCAACGTACTCCAACGATTTGGACCATGATACTCGATTCTTTCTGTCTGCACCTATTCCTTTGCACTCGTATTCTCCAAACACCGCTGTCCTGTACAGATACATTCGATTTAGATTCAATATTCCATTCTACTCCAAACCCTTTTCTTGTATAATAGAGTGGTGTAATATAGTAATATTAATGTGACCGGGATACCTACCTTTGCCTCCATGGTTGATTCCAGTCACTCCACCCCAAAGGGTCAATGATGTCGTCAATGTTAGAGTATATATACAACACCCTCGAATAGTTTCCCCAAGCTCTCCCCAAATATATGGACCCTCTGCTTCCTGTTACCGAACAATTTACGAAAGAAAATCCAGTATCTTCTTGTTCTGAGTTCCGGTGATGAGCTGCAATTGCTCCGTATTTATCAGCTACTGAATGTAAAGTACATTcctaattaaatgaaaaacaatcaaaaacttaATGTCATTGTTACTACGTATAAGATGTTCTTTATTACGAGTAATAGTTTTTATAGAATGTATTTATAAAAGTAGAGTACCCTGTAGAGTGATCTAGAATTGCCAAATATAAAATCAACAGATCCTTGAATAAAACACTGATAGAAGTAATGAGATCCAGTTTCATCAAGAAGTGTGTCTTGTGTCCCCAGTATTCCTACTTGATAAAGTACTGCTTTGTCGCCTGCAATTCTCAATGCCACTGCTTGCATTTTATATCCCCCTGGTACTGCAACCACCGTATTCTGTGAATTTAACACATGTACAAAATCAATCAGATATTTCGGTAACTGTCTGGCCAGTCATGCATGGCATACGGTTAATTTGTCATTCATCTACCTCAATGGTGATCCCAGAAGCACAAAAGTAATCAGATTCTACGGCAACAGTAGCTGTTCTATATGTTCCGAGTTCAGACCCATCTTTGTATATATCTGATGCTTTGTCGTTCCAGCTTAAAACCGTTTGTGACGCATGATTTGGATCTCCAATGAAGGAaatataaggttttgaagcaGGAATCATCACCTTTTCTCTGTATCATTTGTGTTAGTGTGATGTTGAATTAATAAATGTGTTAATTAACTAGTAAAGTAATTAATGGAGGTAATTAAGAAGAGATCGaatgatatatattaaagtgaattaactaattaaaatgaACCTGTAAATACCGGGAAGAATGTAAATCTTGACCCTGATGGAATTGTAAACAGGGACCATATCGACAGCAGCTTGGACAGTAAGTGAATCGCCTCTCCCATTTTGGTCGACCACGATAACTCTACTATTATTCGCAGCATTTCCATCATCTCCATTATTATTTCCGTTACCAAAAGTAATCCTTTGAGTAATCTGTTGGTGATGTTGCTGCTGTAATTTGATATCGTCCCAAGTGATCATGTATTTTATCAAAGTACACTCGACTTGATCACCGccatataacaaataaaagaaagCAGCAACCAACAAGATGACACTACTACTCAAGTCCATATATggatcaaaaataataatataactaactaGCCTAGCTAGGAGGAGCGTGGGGTGAGTGAAATGTGTATTAAATAGGAAGGCTGGCTAGGAGCGTATATAGTAATGCAGTAGGTGTGTTACATGATTCTGTATGAtatgataaatatatgtattgcatgTGTTTTGAAAtgcaagaaagaaagaacattAGTTAGTATGTTGTTCTTACATGTCAAAACTAATCTACTGTAATTAATTTAGACTACACTTCCTGTCATTACCCCTCGTACTACCTATATGGGAAAGAAGATGAAGACAAAAATGATCGATATGATTTGGTTCGATCGATGAAATTAACTACTGTCTAGTTACTACAACTACATGGAAGTGGAAGAGGCTATGCTGCCTATGCATCTAGCGGTTATTATCAAATAATGGCCAGGCCttatattactcgtatagtCGTATGATTATGCCCTGTATAAGTGGgtgaatatatacatataattaagggataagtatcttgtaatgtaacaaactttgaacgaatgtctatagtaagaaataactaaagttgtgtgtattgtatgtaaacaactcgaaaataatgtttattgtatgtaagaaaatgtattcaaccaattaaaatcagacaagtgacacctctatatggttgtcacgtatgttttcttgcatacaataaacattttttaaagttgtttacatacaatacacaaaactttagttatttcctactatagacattcgtccaaagtttgttacattccaggatattAATCCCTATAATtaatgaatatgtttattaaataaaagataggtaaattatgattatttatgtttattaagctaaaaagaatatataaaacttgacagaatttattaggtttttaattgttaagttttatctttacttctttatttttactcattta
Coding sequences within:
- the LOC122590675 gene encoding pectinesterase QRT1 — protein: MDLSSSVILLVAAFFYLLYGGDQVECTLIKYMITWDDIKLQQQHHQQITQRITFGNGNNNGDDGNAANNSRVIVVDQNGRGDSLTVQAAVDMVPVYNSIRVKIYILPGIYREKVMIPASKPYISFIGDPNHASQTVLSWNDKASDIYKDGSELGTYRTATVAVESDYFCASGITIENTVVAVPGGYKMQAVALRIAGDKAVLYQVGILGTQDTLLDETGSHYFYQCFIQGSVDFIFGNSRSLYRECTLHSVADKYGAIAAHHRNSEQEDTGFSFVNCSVTGSRGSIYLGRAWGNYSRVLYIYSNIDDIIDPLGWSDWNQPWRQRTAVFGEYECKGIGADRKNRVSWSKSLEYVEAMPFLDTKFIGGEKWLRL
- the LOC122592790 gene encoding DNA-dependent metalloprotease WSS1 — translated: MNNGGDVHKVWEIRTLKKKVGADEARKFLERIAKQVQPIMRKHNWRVKVLSEMCPKNPRLLGLNVGHGIHVKLRLRRPNTDWDFYPFDQVLDTMLHELCHNSIGPHNVAFYKLWDDLRKECEEFMSKGITGSGDGFDLPGRRLGGFTRQPPLSSLRQTALVAAQNRARLGSLLPAGPKRLGGDKSIMSSLTPGQAAAMAAERRLQDDIWCGIQQLVEEEEETVPQSSASSSVLGSKRSHQSNDSHSELNFVDLTDVPSVSNAEATNNISVNKRSRQTECCIDLTTEDFASGSTSNEKTGRDTKSSGWECMTCTLLNPPLAPICELCGTLKPKAEEKYKSWSCKFCTMVNTVKMEKCGACEQWRYSHGQPIATPSPNVGT